In Methanocaldococcus sp. FS406-22, the genomic stretch TAATTCTGCTGGCTCTTCATACTCAATTGGAGTTATTTTCCCTAAACCATCTGGTGTTGCAAACCTCTTAACATGCAGTATTGGAGTTCCTGGATGATTTCCATCTGGGCAAGGCCATTGTATTCCATCGACTCCTAATCTATCATAGCTAATGCCAGTATATTGTGGAGTTATCTTCCTAATCTCCTCAAATATATCTCTTGGCGAGTTGTAGTTAAATTTATCTCCATATTCTATTTTTTCAGCTAATTTCTTAATTATCAGCCAATCTTCTAAGGCCTCTCCTGGTGGATTAACTGCTTTTCTTATTAATTGAACTCTTCTCTCAGTGTTTGTAAACGTTCCATCCTTCTCTGCCCAACATGCTGCTGGTAAGACTACATCAGCCAATTGAGCAGTTTCAGTTAGGAAGATATCTTGAACTACCAAAAAGTCCAATGATTTCAAAGCATGTTCAACATGCCTAATATCTGGGTCTGAGACCATTGGATTCTCTCCCATTATGTAGAGGCATTTTATATCCTTTCCAGCCTTTTCAATCATTTCTGGAATTGATAAACCAATTTCATGATTTAATTCAACTCTCCAAGCTTCTTCAAATTTTTCATAAGCAACATTTACCTTTTGATATCCTGGGAATACATCTGGTAGGGCTCCCATATCACAAGCTCCTTGGACATTATTCTGCCCTCTCAATGGATTAACCCCAGTTCCTCTCTTTCCTATATTTCCAGTAATTAATGCTAAGTTACAGCAAGATTTAACGCTATCCACTCCATGAGTAAATTGTGTAACTCCCATACAGTATAGTATAGAGGCTCTATCTGCACTTCCATACATCCTCGCTGCCTCTACAATCAACTCTTTATCAACTTTGCAAATCTTTGAAACATACTCTGCAGTGTATTTTTCAACAACCTTCTTTAGCTCTTCAAATCCTTTTGTTCTCTTTTTTATAAACTCCTCGTCAATTAGCCCTTCTTTTATAATCACATGCATCATTGCATTTATTAAAGCTACATTAGTCCCTGGAACTATCTGGAGATGTAAATCAGCTTGCTTAGCAGTCATCGTCTTTCTTGGGTCTATAACAATAATCTTAGCTCCCTTCTCTTTAGCTCTAATAACTCTTCTTGCAATCAATGGGTGTTGTTCAAATGTATTAGAGCCAATTATTAGTATGCAGTCAGCTTCTTCAATATCTTCAATTGAATTTGTCATGGCACCGGACCCAAAGGCCTCCCCTAAACCTATAACAGTTGCTGAGTGTCAAAGCCTTGCACAGTGGTCTATGTTGTTTGTTTTTATAACAACCCTTGCGAATTTTTGTAGGATGTAGTTGTCTTCATTTGTGCATCTTGCTGATGAGAAGAAGCCAATCTCCTCTGGAGCATATTCTTTCAATCTCTCTGCAATTAATGATAATGCCTCATCCCATGTAGCTTCGACAAACTCTCCATTCTTCTTAATCAGTGGTTTTTTTAACCTATCCTCTCTGTGTATAAACTCATAGCAGTAATTCCCCTTAATACAGAGTTTCCCCTCATTTACAGGATGTCTTTTGAATGGATAAACTCCAACAACCTTTCCATCCTTTACAACTAAGTTGATACCGCAACCCGTCCCACAGTATGGGCAGATTGTATGGACAATCTTAAATTCGCTCATCATCTCACCTTTTCGCTATGATGCAATCTTTTGGGCAGAAACTGTAACTTGTGGGAAATCCTTAAGGTCGATATCCCTATCCCTCGTTAGATTTACCATATTTATTAGAATCTGAGCCATGTTATCTAAGATACACTGCGAGATATCATCTGAGATTGTGGTAATGCCATTTTCAAACTCTATAGTACCTTCAACGGTAAATGATATGGGAAATTCATTATCAGTTTTTAGTTTGCAGGTGTAGTTTAGTGAGTTGTCATCTATCCTCTTATATTCAATGCTCCAAGATAGATTTAACTCTAATTTCATATTTTTTGGGTTTTCCTTTGGTCTTTCAAATTTTAGCCTTTCAATGGTTATTTTTATATTCATAATTATCACTGCTCTTAGTTGGGAGGCCTTTGGGTCTTTTTTCGCCACCTGCTCCCTAAATAAGGGTTCGCAGAATGGCGGGTGCCATATGTTGAAATTTTAAGTATAAAGTTAAACAGGTTGA encodes the following:
- a CDS encoding formate dehydrogenase H subunit alpha, selenocysteine-containing produces the protein MSEFKIVHTICPYCGTGCGINLVVKDGKVVGVYPFKRHPVNEGKLCIKGNYCYEFIHREDRLKKPLIKKNGEFVEATWDEALSLIAERLKEYAPEEIGFFSSARCTNEDNYILQKFARVVIKTNNIDHCARLUHSATVIGLGEAFGSGAMTNSIEDIEEADCILIIGSNTFEQHPLIARRVIRAKEKGAKIIVIDPRKTMTAKQADLHLQIVPGTNVALINAMMHVIIKEGLIDEEFIKKRTKGFEELKKVVEKYTAEYVSKICKVDKELIVEAARMYGSADRASILYCMGVTQFTHGVDSVKSCCNLALITGNIGKRGTGVNPLRGQNNVQGACDMGALPDVFPGYQKVNVAYEKFEEAWRVELNHEIGLSIPEMIEKAGKDIKCLYIMGENPMVSDPDIRHVEHALKSLDFLVVQDIFLTETAQLADVVLPAACWAEKDGTFTNTERRVQLIRKAVNPPGEALEDWLIIKKLAEKIEYGDKFNYNSPRDIFEEIRKITPQYTGISYDRLGVDGIQWPCPDGNHPGTPILHVKRFATPDGLGKITPIEYEEPAELPDKEYPFILTTGRIIFHYHTGTMTRRCKHIIKEINEGFVEINPEDAKKLGIRNGEFVRVASRRGEVVVKARITEDIKEGVVFMPFHFAETAANMLTNTALDPYCKIPEFKVCAVKIEKVKIGEISSAKHPIKHTA